A genomic region of Coleofasciculus sp. FACHB-T130 contains the following coding sequences:
- a CDS encoding ATP-binding protein, with protein sequence MTPEQFLEFARPLPEPMLLIAGNGQLLAANPPFSKMLGLPRQLLQEKMLFEMVVDPADKVKQYLRACSSSREMVIGSLTFNANNGETCLCRCEGAVIRPRSPESPALILLRLKNKESASSRFTLLNKKIDELAKEIRQRQRAEEERAKLLVQEQKARVEAEKLNRLKDEFLSTVSHELRTPLNAILGWSNILRTSKVDAAKMHRALETIERNARSQAQLVDDLLDISRIITGKIRLNVQTVDLLPAIQAAIDTVRPAADAKNIRLQSVLDPAAGPVLGDSERLQQIVWNLLSNAIKFTPKQGRVQIGLQRINSHIEIVVADTGQGISAEFLPYVFERFRQADGSITRSFGGLGLGLAIVRQLVELHGGTVHAQSPGEGQGATFTVKLPLLAVGPTAIEPERVHPTVGDSVPFDCSSQLEGLKILIVDDDPDMRDLLAYTLEVCGAEVIAAASADEAISALTQSSPPMDILISDIGMPDEDGYALLRRVRALESNNKGRISAIALTAYARTQDRTAALLAGFQSHIAKPVEPAELIAVIANLTGRISGT encoded by the coding sequence GTGACGCCCGAACAGTTTCTCGAATTCGCTAGACCTTTACCCGAACCCATGCTCCTAATTGCCGGAAATGGTCAGCTTCTGGCTGCCAATCCGCCATTTTCCAAGATGCTGGGGCTACCCCGTCAGCTCCTGCAAGAGAAAATGCTCTTTGAGATGGTCGTCGATCCTGCTGATAAGGTTAAACAGTATCTGCGTGCTTGTTCCAGCAGTCGAGAAATGGTGATTGGCTCATTAACCTTCAATGCTAACAATGGAGAGACTTGCTTGTGTCGCTGTGAAGGAGCGGTCATCCGACCGCGATCGCCTGAATCCCCGGCACTTATTCTCTTACGCTTGAAAAACAAGGAATCTGCCAGTAGCCGATTCACCCTGCTGAACAAGAAGATCGATGAATTAGCCAAAGAGATTCGGCAGCGTCAACGAGCGGAAGAAGAGCGAGCTAAACTTCTGGTGCAGGAACAGAAAGCACGAGTAGAAGCTGAGAAGCTGAATCGATTGAAGGATGAATTTCTATCTACCGTATCCCACGAACTGCGAACCCCTCTCAATGCCATCCTTGGCTGGTCTAATATCCTGAGAACTAGCAAGGTAGACGCAGCCAAGATGCATCGGGCGCTGGAAACGATAGAGCGCAATGCCAGATCCCAGGCACAGTTGGTTGACGATCTCCTGGATATTTCCCGCATCATTACAGGCAAGATTCGCCTCAATGTGCAAACAGTTGACCTATTGCCCGCGATTCAGGCAGCAATCGATACGGTGCGTCCTGCCGCTGATGCCAAGAACATTCGCTTGCAGTCGGTGCTCGATCCAGCAGCAGGCCCTGTTTTAGGAGACTCCGAGCGATTACAACAGATTGTCTGGAATTTGCTCAGCAATGCGATCAAGTTCACACCGAAACAGGGGCGGGTTCAGATTGGTCTGCAACGGATTAATTCTCATATTGAGATTGTGGTGGCAGATACGGGTCAAGGCATCAGTGCAGAATTCCTCCCCTACGTCTTTGAGCGCTTTCGTCAGGCAGATGGTTCCATCACTCGTTCCTTTGGCGGATTGGGGCTGGGTTTAGCGATCGTTCGCCAATTGGTAGAACTGCATGGCGGAACGGTGCATGCTCAAAGCCCTGGAGAAGGACAAGGTGCAACATTTACCGTCAAACTACCCCTGCTTGCCGTTGGGCCAACAGCGATTGAACCAGAACGGGTGCATCCAACCGTGGGAGACAGTGTCCCATTTGACTGCTCCTCTCAACTAGAGGGATTGAAGATACTGATCGTGGATGATGACCCGGATATGCGGGATTTGCTCGCCTACACGCTGGAAGTTTGTGGGGCAGAAGTCATCGCCGCCGCTTCAGCAGACGAAGCAATCTCAGCACTGACCCAATCTTCACCACCGATGGATATATTAATCAGTGATATTGGGATGCCAGATGAAGACGGTTATGCTCTGTTGCGTCGCGTCAGAGCTTTGGAGTCAAACAATAAAGGCAGAATTTCCGCGATCGCCCTGACCGCCTATGCTAGAACTCAAGACCGCACGGCTGCGCTTTTAGCAGGCTTTCAATCCCATATTGCCAAACCCGTTGAACCTGCTGAATTAATTGCAGTAATTGCCAATTTAACTGGACGAATCAGCGGTACCTAG
- a CDS encoding methanogen output domain 1-containing protein has product MNSSLKSETSMKGLEIPLERDIFLRTLIRELAGTLQDVVGLEEASGFISVVGQNMGRQIDRDYKAALEVSHLTREQVADVLVDLKKRIQGDFYIIEQTDEKIVLGNRACPFAEKVIDRPAMCMMTSNVFGSIAADNLGYAKVELQETIAMGAPGCRVVVYLKPTPEAEESHGREYFKGESEGDNEG; this is encoded by the coding sequence ATGAATAGTTCTCTTAAGTCTGAAACATCCATGAAGGGACTCGAAATTCCTTTAGAGCGGGATATATTTTTACGTACCTTAATTCGAGAGTTGGCAGGTACATTACAGGATGTCGTGGGCTTAGAGGAAGCCTCCGGGTTTATTAGTGTCGTGGGTCAAAACATGGGGAGGCAAATCGACCGGGACTATAAAGCGGCTCTAGAGGTATCCCATCTAACGCGAGAGCAAGTTGCTGATGTTTTGGTAGATTTGAAGAAGCGAATCCAAGGTGACTTTTATATTATTGAACAAACGGATGAAAAGATTGTCTTAGGGAACCGGGCGTGCCCGTTTGCCGAAAAAGTCATCGATCGCCCCGCTATGTGTATGATGACCTCCAATGTTTTTGGCTCCATTGCAGCGGACAATCTGGGGTACGCCAAAGTAGAACTGCAAGAGACGATCGCAATGGGTGCGCCTGGATGCCGTGTGGTTGTTTATTTGAAACCCACCCCAGAGGCAGAAGAAAGTCACGGCAGAGAATACTTCAAAGGAGAGAGTGAGGGAGATAACGAGGGGTGA